The Naumovozyma castellii chromosome 5, complete genome genomic interval ATAATCAAATTCgaatgatgattttgatcttttggaatttgGATGTGAGTTTCTTGTTCTTATTGCATCATGTGGgttcaaattattatggGGTGTATCCTTTGTGACTCCTTCAATAGCATCGACgtattcttcttgttcgtcgtcgtcatcttcatcattttcatttatattGTCTGTATCATcatttataatattatcatcttcaaagataCAATTACACCTTCTAGGGAAGGATCCCATTATCtccatttcttcttgttcttcaacatCATCCTTAAAATCATTATAATCATCATATTCGTAATCAAACATGTATCttatatcttcatcaaatctATCACCAGCTTGTAAATCAGTCAATAAATCAGTAACATCTTCCAATTCGGCTCCTAAGGCCAAGATTGCAGCTGCATGGGATCTAATATCAGCATAAAGAGCACCTTGACATAATTTCCTCCCATGCGGTGACATGAAAGTGTTTAATGGTTCATGTTTGAAATCATGTTCATTTACGTCGACATGATTATTCAGTATAGTTGCCACCACAGCTCTTAATGAGGCAGCTCCACGAATAGTTGCTCTCACCAAAAGGGGGGTGCTAAAAGTTTTACGTGCCTCCTCGGATCGATCAATGTCTAAACCCAATAGGATAATTGctgataaatttttccacAATGTAATTAAACATGATAGGAATGGATTCATTTGAATGGGTAAATCTGAATATAATTGATATATTGTATAGACGGCCATGATATTAATCATATAAATTAATTCTAGATCTTGAGTATTGATACCGTGCGGGATCCATTCATTTAGTTTCAGTTTCCAcgcatcatcatcatcattttcagtTCCTTCATCGTTATCATTATTGCTATTGATTATATCGttcaatttgttgaaattgtcacattttaatattaccatggaattattaattaGTTTGACCatattgaaacaaatatgaaatttccaattaaACCCATCGTTTGCATTGAAACACTCTTTTAAATTCGGATACATTAACCCAATAAACATGGAATATAACAGATGTAATGAGATCACTTGTTTGTTGTTTGGAGGTGGTTGAGATAATGGATCTACTAAACCTGCCATGAATGTAAATTGTAAAGTGAGTAAAGGTGTTGTCTTTAAATCGTTGTTATTAATCAGTTGATTAAGAACACGATGTCTCTTTGCTGTGTGGGAAACGACGTTATCTAGTTCAAAAGTCTTGTCAGTGTTAAGATCGAAGGAGTAAACTGTTtggttattattattagcgccattattatttgttttaatGGACGGTTGCATTGTAAGgggaatattattactgttattattttgtttggTAGCGTTGAGATGGCCTTCATGCATTGGTGGAAGTAGATCGTACCAAGGATAAGGAAACTGTAAATCGATATCTAATTTATAAATTCCTGGTAGATCCAAGCAAATACCATTCTCTAACGTATCCTTCATTACGCATTTCAGAAGTGGGCCACATGCATAAATGTAATCTTGCAAAAGATTATACTTGTTATCCAAGATAAAAGTGGGCATGAGATTGGTATTGTCATcgaataaaaaatttaatggtAATTTATAAATCGGTTCCGTATACTTGTCAACGTTGATGTTCCCATCTGCATTAACTAATAAgaatttggtaaattttaggaaatataatttattggaagaccattttttccttaaatATTGATGTGCCGTCTTGGAAATATCAGTGGATGTTAACCATTTCTTGTAttgattttccaaaaaagTATCTTGTTGGTGTTTGTCGTTAAACAAAGCTGATTGTAATAGTTTCCCCGATCTTGTAGAGAGAAACCCTATAATGACACATTCCACCAGTAAAGAATGTTCCTGTATAGGAGTGAGATTATTTAACAATGCATCATCGCTCAACAAGTTCAACAGCTGTGACAACGAAGGTTGATAGTTTCTTTCTGCAAACAATTCCCTCAAGGGGGTGTACGTTACTAATTGTGCCATAGCATATGGTATGGGGGGAAGCAGCAGTCGGTTGTTTATACATCCAACAACCTGGGCGTTTGCAGATTCCATGAACTTTATGTGTGAATGTGAGAAGAGAacagaaagaaaaaaaaagaagcGTGTTACCCGCCTTGCATTTGCCACTGTAGCTGGGCGGTTAAATGAGTGAATGAGTGAgtgaatgaatgaatggGAGGATACGTATAATATGAAAGAGAGTTATTTAGTTGTGGAGGGTGAAGGAGAAGCACTCAAATAGTAATTAAGCAGTCCGTTGTATGCGCTTTGATCGTTAACCCTCAAGATATTAGCGATATCGACATTCAAAGGAGAATCCGGTACCGGGTCCTTCAACAGGATCCAAATGGCTTTCATTGTAGTCATGAGATTCCAAGCTGGTGTCCAATGTTGCTTCTCTAGTATATCTAGACATATGGCTCCCGTTTGGAAGTTGACATTACAATGGGGCATTGAGAGCGGTTGGAAGTGGATGATGGGTGGCTCGATTGGGTATGTGGGGGGACATTCTATTTGTAATTGGAATTCGTGATTGGCGTAAGGTGTTCCCTGAGGGCCCTTGATCTGTGCCTGCCAATGAGTGAGGTCTGAGGTGGATATTGGATGCAAGtatgttattatttggttGAATTCGTCGTCAtcgttgttgttgtgaTGTGTGCTGTTGGGGCTTAGTGTGGTTTGTATTTTCTTGTATTCTTTGAGTAGTCTTGACATGCTGTGTTGTGGTTTTGTTTTGTATGGTGGAGATGGATGTGTATGTATGTGTATATCGGGTTGAGTTTTTCTGAAATTAGATTAAAAATTCAGAGAAGAACAGGGGAAAGAGACAATAAAAGCACTACAACAGAGCCAAGCAAACACAAGATGGCCTTCAATCCGCAACAGGGTACGAAACTTTTGAACGTGATCACGAGAGTGGCATTACCATTGGGTATTCTTGCCACCGGGTTAGAATACTCTATGTATGATGTTAAAGGTGGATCGCGTGGTGTTATATTTGATAGGTTGAGTGGTGTTCAGAAACGAGTCATTGGAGAAGGTACGCATTTCCTTGTTCCGTGGTTACAAAAGGCAGTGATTTATGATGTGAGGACCAAACCCAAGAGTATTGCTACTAATACTGGTACTAAGGATTTACAGATGGTTTCATTGACGTTGAGGGTGTTGCATCGTCCTAATATTAGGGAATTACCCAAGATTTATCAGAATTTAGGGTTGGATTATGATGAGAAGGTGTTGCCATCGATTGGTAATGAAGTTTTAAAATCTATTGTTGCTCAGTTTGATGCAGCAGAGTTGATTACTCAAAGAGAGATTGTTTCTCAAAGGATTAAGAGTGAATTATCGACTAGAGCGGATGAATTTGGTATTAGATTGGAGGATGTTTCCATTACACACATGACGTTTGGTCCTGAGTTTACCAAGGCTGTGGAGCAGAAACAAATTGCACAACAGGATGCAGAAAGGGCCAAATTTCTGGTGGAGAAGGCTGAACAAGAGAGACAAGCTTCAGTGATTAGAGCAGAAGGTGAAGCTGAGTCAGCGGAATATATTTCTAAGGCATTAGCTAAAGTGGGTGATGGGTTGTTGTTAATCAGAAGATTGGAAGCATCAAAGGATATTGCTCAGACTTTAGCCAATTCTCCTAATATTACATATTTGCCCGGTCAGCAAGGTGGTCGTGGGAACGATAGTGGGTCGCCCAATTCGTTGTTGTTAAACATTGGTCGTTAAGACATGAAAGTCAATGTAAAtagtttatatatatatatgtgtaTGAGTTttaagaaagaattaagtCATTAATTAAATGAGAACTATAAAAGATAAAAAGGGTAATGAATAGTTAAGGAGGGAGGGATAAAAGGtattataaaaataaaggtaataataataatagtagtAATAGTAATGAATGGATAATAAAGTCAAAAAAGTTTTTAGGGAGAGGGGGGTATTTATAAGTGAAATCGACTATACTTGAGAGATGGAAGGGACACCGATTTCAGCGGcgtttcttcttcttcttctgccGATATGTTGAGTAAAGGCCCCGTTTTGGATCATGTTAATGGTGGACATGATCAATTTAGCTAAGAAGATAGCCATTGAGAAGTAGAAGAAGGCTACTAAAGCTTGGGATTCACGACATCTGTTCTTGAACCCCTGAGTGATCTTGTTGCTGTTGACATAGTGTTCACTCTTACACGAATGAGCTCTTATACCAGTAGCCAAGACAGTACCGGCGACGAAAGTGAATGCgaaatttaagaaatccAGGCAGAAACATAATGCGGGCAATGCGAGGATGTCGAAGAAATTGGCGAAGATCCCGTATATGGAATCTGTGGTTAGACAGTATGCGCATGTGAACATACAGTAGTTTATTCTTGAGTTGTTGTGAGTCTTTGTGTTCAATAGGGCACTATTAAGACCGATGCAAATGACTAGGAAGACTGCGTTTAGTATACGTAATAGGTTATCAGCTACGCCCAGCATGATTGAATAattggttgttgttttgtttttgttgttgttgtttgtttgcTTGTTAATTGAGCTTTGGAGAGGTAAGTCAAGTCAAGTCAAGTCAAGTGAGATGGAGTtacgaagaagaagaacaaacGGGAATTCTTATATAAGAGGAGGGTGTAGGGGATGGGGTGAGGACTGGAACCCCATTGAAGACCCCCTATTATATACGTAAGTTGTAGAGGGCCTGGTGTTGAAATACTGCGATGAAAGATTTCTCATCGCAGTATTATGAGATTGCCGAATCGGGAGAGGCCCAGGGAGCGCCCAGAAGCGCCCGCACAACGAGGCCCGAGAAACTGCCTCGGCGGCTGACGTAAGCCAGGACCCAGAAATCCCTAATTTTCATTTGCTTCCCAAAAGGGCAAAAAAGGGACAAAATGGGCAAACCGTATTTCCCGAACGGGGAACGGCCGTTACCCGGCGCGCGGCCGTTCCCGATGAGCTGCCTTCTCCGCGGAAATCACACGCGTAAATCCTGACTGGAACAGACTTATACAGTGATCGATCGATCCATCCATTGAGCGTTCGCTTGCCGAGCACGGAGGGTTAGTCGATACTGCGTTTCTAGTCTATAGGGCATACATACAGCCTGTGCACACTTGGTGACTACAGTACAATCAAGATAGCAGGTGCCATGGAAGCGCTCGTGAGAGATTTAGTAACTGCTTTCTTCGGATGGTCTTGATGATAGCCCCCCTTTGAAGAAGCAAAGACTCGCCGTAAAGTATATATTTGTGTGTGTATCGTTCGTTACGTTCATTGGTTATACGTTCTATATTTCCGTCACGGAACCGTTACCCCGTCTTTTTCCCTTCAATCCCCTTCTCCCTCCATCCATCGAGATCTCCTCATTCAGTTAAAAGGGACCCCTTACTCACATTGCAGTCAACTGAAAGACAACCAAGGACCATCGACTCGACAGTATTTATCTCGCGAGCTAAAACCAACTCTCTACTCTCTACTCACGCACAACCAACCAACCACAACCACCAATGCCAAGCTCAATTCTAAGTTTTAAGAGAAGAGACGATCCGTTCGACCATCTCTTCGAGGAAGCTGAAGCGGCAGAAGCCGCCAAACACAACACCTCAATGGCACCAAGAACAACAAGTTCCTTCTTACAGAGAGTCGTCTCCACCACTTCCAGCACCACTCAAAAAcaaccaaagaaaaaaatcGCTGCGTCAGAGGCTAAAGCCATGTCAGATTACGCATCGCCCTTTAGAGCTGAGTATAGTAACGTTAACGTACAGAATGAAAAGACAAGAAGATTCCCCACCGTCTCTGCTACCTCAAATTatactttgaaaaatccaaaGCAGAAGGGGTTCACAACTATAAAGAAGGGACAAAATTTCGCTAAGGATATTTATTTCCCTAATTATTTGACGGAAAATGAACAGAGACAACAGGCTGAATTGTtgattttggaaaagaaggaaaaggatttgaaatatttacaggattctcaaaatattatagatCTGACCAAGAAGCAAGAGCCAAAGAAGGCTCCGACACCCGTCGCGTCAACAACAGAAGAGATTGATGAAGCTACATTCCCTCATTCAAACATCTCAGAGGAAATTAACCCTGATTATGAAGACGAGGAACAATCATCCGCACAAAACAATGAACAATTGGTACTAGTGCAAtcagaagaggaaataCACACCCCCAATGTCGTTGAACCCCCAATTGACCCTGCTTTGGCCCCAATGGTCCCATTCTCCCTCGCTACTCCTAACCAGAAATCCAAAAAGGAAACAGAGGCACCCGAAAAACCATCTAATCCAGTCGCATCCCCCACAaaccaagaagaaatagtgAAAACTGCACAGTTCGGATATCTTTCCAAAGCTGTCTACGATAAGATTCAATACGACGAACAACAACATAAGAAATGGTTAGCCGACTATGAAACCAAGCAAAACGAAAAATATGAAGCCAAGATGcaagaatataaaaaatCATTGCAAGATATGGATAATCAAATGTCcgaattgaatgatttgattgaaaaatgtgAATTGGATACAAAGGAGAAAATTGATGTCATGCATGGTCAATTAGTGAAGAAAGTTTTCGATAAGAAAGGTGTACAAATTAATGATAAGATGaaaatctttaatgaaacaaaacaaattaaattggagaaattatcagaaaaggaaaatgtCCTGAATGATAATACTGAAGTGAAACAaaccattgatgaattaacGAATGAGAAGAATAAAGTAAGATCAGAATATGATAATTGGACTACAAACATGACAAATATTGGTTCTGAATTGGATGCAAAATTGTTTAAGATTAGTCAAATTAATGTCACTCAAAtgaatttacaaaataagATCGATGCCCTAACATCACAAAAGAATAATCTACAAGATGAAATTGCcaagaataaaaatattcatgATTCAAATGTTAAACTGGTTGAATCTGttgataataaagaatatttacccaaattgaatgatattgACAATGAAATCAATGGgttattaaatcaaatgaCAATAGTTAAACAAGAAAACGCAAATGAAAAAGTTCAATTGGCGGAAATTACtaagaaattggaagatgaaCGTCGTGCTCATGAAGAACAATTGCAATTAGAAGCTGAAGAAAGGAAACGTCAAGAGGAGAATTTATTGGGTAAACAACGTGATGAATTAGAAGCAAAGGCAAACACAATGCAAGTGAATCATCAACAAGAAATAGATGCCCTAAAGAATGACTATGAAactaaattggaagaatttaagaaccaattgaaacaagaacaagatcAACTCGACCAAGTGAAAAGACAAAAGACTAGATTAGAAGGAGAAAAGGCACTAGATGAACAAAAACGTCAAAAAGATGCTGATGATGtcttgaaaaatgaaattttcgAAAAACAACATAAACAAGCAGAAGCATTCAGTGCAGCTCAATTAAAAGGCAGAAAACATCCGTTAGCAGCCCTTGCAAGAGAAATAACAGGTGAGGCAAAACCATCATCAAAGGATAATTCTTTGTACGATTATGAAACTGAGGAAGATGTAATGTatgtttgaagaaagaacaatatttcatttattttaatattttattattacaaaaaaaaagttaaaAGTTACCaagaaacaataatataataactCTTAATATTCAACTACCAAAAATTTTTATGCAAcataatatttaaattaattcaatatttgtaaAGCCAAGTCAAATAACATTACATTACTCAAGCGTTCATTGTTCAGTCGATGCTCGCTTAGCTTTTAGGGAAAAATTGTGTCCAGTTTGCGCATAATAACTTGTTTAATATcaattttgttcttcaccATATCTGCTTTCTCTATCCAGTTTTTCATTAAAGTGTTTGTTTCGTTCATTAATATACCCTTCAGCAGAGGAGTCTTTCGACCTGGCATCTAGTTTTTTCTTGGTCACCATATATCTCTTGTTGGCAGTTTTAGTCAAATTCTTGGCAAGATCGTTTACTAACTTCTTTTCATCCTGAATATTTACCTTCCCAGTCTTCGAGTTTACCTGTATTTGTACTTCTCTTTCCGTTGTTGTTTTGTCTGTACGGAATCGATTCAAATTGCTGACCCCTTTATCATAACTAAACATCGCTAGTTGCTTCATGTCAGAACTATCATCTTTTATCTTTTTAtccttttgtttcttttccCATTCTTCGTACTGTCGCAGAGTGTAATTCATA includes:
- the CAF130 gene encoding CCR4-NOT core subunit CAF130 (ancestral locus Anc_3.497) codes for the protein MESANAQVVGCINNRLLLPPIPYAMAQLVTYTPLRELFAERNYQPSLSQLLNLLSDDALLNNLTPIQEHSLLVECVIIGFLSTRSGKLLQSALFNDKHQQDTFLENQYKKWLTSTDISKTAHQYLRKKWSSNKLYFLKFTKFLLVNADGNINVDKYTEPIYKLPLNFLFDDNTNLMPTFILDNKYNLLQDYIYACGPLLKCVMKDTLENGICLDLPGIYKLDIDLQFPYPWYDLLPPMHEGHLNATKQNNNSNNIPLTMQPSIKTNNNGANNNNQTVYSFDLNTDKTFELDNVVSHTAKRHRVLNQLINNNDLKTTPLLTLQFTFMAGLVDPLSQPPPNNKQVISLHLLYSMFIGLMYPNLKECFNANDGFNWKFHICFNMVKLINNSMVILKCDNFNKLNDIINSNNDNDEGTENDDDDAWKLKLNEWIPHGINTQDLELIYMINIMAVYTIYQLYSDLPIQMNPFLSCLITLWKNLSAIILLGLDIDRSEEARKTFSTPLLVRATIRGAASLRAVVATILNNHVDVNEHDFKHEPLNTFMSPHGRKLCQGALYADIRSHAAAILALGAELEDVTDLLTDLQAGDRFDEDIRYMFDYEYDDYNDFKDDVEEQEEMEIMGSFPRRCNCIFEDDNIINDDTDNINENDEDDDDEQEEYVDAIEGVTKDTPHNNLNPHDAIRTRNSHPNSKRSKSSFEFDYGGKDWRDIPRGFNLYYSPSYHFIKSPMMETISTLTSKATNEKLTTEDSTLLITAVASCIKLEQDKMISKELLKHNTVKHPHAAENEDDADFKIATPDDIYDMWSEESKFERMLYLNQDVAWRLMDEMLMCNGYRRVLIWFITHMELNHSLIQYIFELVMGLRGSPFSGEGDETDSKNDLLHEIMYGQVKNKEIVTSLTYLPFSRQGPLILSEIENKMLLQEFFTNAAIYFSSKSNNEGTTNNDNGEGIDEEAVNFSVYSTGLVKLICFMVQSLMENNKFDFAKSECTFELQTLLMNWIGIIPEAEDLFFTLKSGVSSSSTKTGRESDDHDNTHADNLSFSDDGDTGHPGISRFDTDDSPPNESIFNKRLVSLLPKRINDKDENAAVSTLRHFIERYSFDEEAPVYGRKVVYSDEIVLPLPAADQPISFHEYLTELDDEIRENSMYDYTKEK
- the PEX4 gene encoding E2 ubiquitin-protein ligase peroxin 4 (ancestral locus Anc_3.495) is translated as MSRLLKEYKKIQTTLSPNSTHHNNNDDDEFNQIITYLHPISTSDLTHWQAQIKGPQGTPYANHEFQLQIECPPTYPIEPPIIHFQPLSMPHCNVNFQTGAICLDILEKQHWTPAWNLMTTMKAIWILLKDPVPDSPLNVDIANILRVNDQSAYNGLLNYYLSASPSPSTTK
- the PHB1 gene encoding prohibitin subunit PHB1 (ancestral locus Anc_3.494), with the protein product MCMYVYIGLSFSEIRLKIQRRTGERDNKSTTTEPSKHKMAFNPQQGTKLLNVITRVALPLGILATGLEYSMYDVKGGSRGVIFDRLSGVQKRVIGEGTHFLVPWLQKAVIYDVRTKPKSIATNTGTKDLQMVSLTLRVLHRPNIRELPKIYQNLGLDYDEKVLPSIGNEVLKSIVAQFDAAELITQREIVSQRIKSELSTRADEFGIRLEDVSITHMTFGPEFTKAVEQKQIAQQDAERAKFLVEKAEQERQASVIRAEGEAESAEYISKALAKVGDGLLLIRRLEASKDIAQTLANSPNITYLPGQQGGRGNDSGSPNSLLLNIGR
- the FHN1 gene encoding Fhn1p (ancestral locus Anc_3.493), which translates into the protein MLGVADNLLRILNAVFLVICIGLNSALLNTKTHNNSRINYCMFTCAYCLTTDSIYGIFANFFDILALPALCFCLDFLNFAFTFVAGTVLATGIRAHSCKSEHYVNSNKITQGFKNRCRESQALVAFFYFSMAIFLAKLIMSTINMIQNGAFTQHIGRRRRRNAAEIGVPSISQV
- the NCAS0E00810 gene encoding uncharacterized protein (ancestral locus Anc_3.492), whose amino-acid sequence is MPSSILSFKRRDDPFDHLFEEAEAAEAAKHNTSMAPRTTSSFLQRVVSTTSSTTQKQPKKKIAASEAKAMSDYASPFRAEYSNVNVQNEKTRRFPTVSATSNYTLKNPKQKGFTTIKKGQNFAKDIYFPNYLTENEQRQQAELLILEKKEKDLKYLQDSQNIIDLTKKQEPKKAPTPVASTTEEIDEATFPHSNISEEINPDYEDEEQSSAQNNEQLVLVQSEEEIHTPNVVEPPIDPALAPMVPFSLATPNQKSKKETEAPEKPSNPVASPTNQEEIVKTAQFGYLSKAVYDKIQYDEQQHKKWLADYETKQNEKYEAKMQEYKKSLQDMDNQMSELNDLIEKCELDTKEKIDVMHGQLVKKVFDKKGVQINDKMKIFNETKQIKLEKLSEKENVLNDNTEVKQTIDELTNEKNKVRSEYDNWTTNMTNIGSELDAKLFKISQINVTQMNLQNKIDALTSQKNNLQDEIAKNKNIHDSNVKLVESVDNKEYLPKLNDIDNEINGLLNQMTIVKQENANEKVQLAEITKKLEDERRAHEEQLQLEAEERKRQEENLLGKQRDELEAKANTMQVNHQQEIDALKNDYETKLEEFKNQLKQEQDQLDQVKRQKTRLEGEKALDEQKRQKDADDVLKNEIFEKQHKQAEAFSAAQLKGRKHPLAALAREITGEAKPSSKDNSLYDYETEEDVMYV
- the SYF2 gene encoding Syf2p (ancestral locus Anc_3.490); this encodes MIDLEGYSRKLKELKRKAQDATIENRLLVDRESKDIESSGKPRVYNMQDDQDNQLETQEEDADDKVAKLMNYTLRQYEEWEKKQKDKKIKDDSSDMKQLAMFSYDKGVSNLNRFRTDKTTTEREVQIQVNSKTGKVNIQDEKKLVNDLAKNLTKTANKRYMVTKKKLDARSKDSSAEGYINERNKHFNEKLDRESRYGEEQN